The following are from one region of the Coffea eugenioides isolate CCC68of chromosome 2, Ceug_1.0, whole genome shotgun sequence genome:
- the LOC113759577 gene encoding rust resistance kinase Lr10-like — MVILNVVRLIFLATLTALGSCKIHDNCTVRRCSDQGPAIRFPFRLKGYQPQHCGFPGFELSCTQSQETVLENPFRVKASLNQTKPPFSVKFVINKIDYESQLLYVSKLDGCLPGLLPKLDLSASLFQIQDVDDDFSFFKCSSKKWYAVIPNPCLSNSSYQVYAIHSSVDLQDASLVSCMKMFEIPSLFYALIVPQIPLVLSWSAPNCGYCEAEGKFCRMSSSLAGIQCLENGTGPLKKIKVTGLVVGPALIVLIGIASYRMFRSKKLKKEDQLKIGQFLEDYKALKPSRYSYSDIKKITGNFSEKLGEGGYGTVYKGKLSNEVFVAVKVLNNSKGGGEDFINEVGTIGQIHHVNIVRLVGYCADGYRGVLVYEFLPNHSLEKFTSSENERNLLGLEKLHNIALGTAKGIEYLHQGCEQRILHFDIKPHNILLDQNFNPKISDFGQAKLCSKEQSAVSMTAARGTMGYIAPEVFSRNFGKVSHKSDVYSFGMLLIEMVGGRKNIKIGGQDNGAEAYFPEWIYKLDQGEEITIQIDNEDDKITAKKLMIIGLWCIQWYPVDRPSMKAVIQMLEAEEPPSMPRNPFGSTNTINKRATLGGGIFVNELKSISESESEES, encoded by the exons ATGGTGATCCTCAATGTGGTCAGGCTAATCTTCTTAGCTACTTTAACTGCTCTAGGGTCCTGCAAAATACATGATAATTGCACAGTGAGAAGATGCAGCGATCAGGGTCCGGCTATCAGATTCCCCTTCCGATTGAAAGGCTATCAACCACAGCACTGTGGCTTCCCTGGATTTGAGCTTTCTTGCACCCAGAGTCAGGAGACTGTGCTGGAGAACCCATTTCGAGTTAAAGCATCCCTCAACCAGACCAAGCCTCCTTTCTCTGTGAAGTTTGTCATCAATAAAATTGATTACGAGTCTCAATTGCTATATGTATCCAAATTGGATGGCTGCCTTCCTGGGCTGCTTCCCAAACTAGATTTGTCTGCATCTCTCTTTCAAATACAAGATGTCGACgatgacttttctttttttaaatgttCTTCCAAAAAATGGTATGCAGTGATACCTAACCCCTGCCTCAGCAATTCGAGTTACCAAGTTTATGCAATTCATTCTAGTGTTGACCTCCAAGATGCATCCCTAGTTTCTTGCATGAAGATGTTTGAGATTCCTTCACTATTCTATGCCCTCATTGTGCCTCAAATCCCTCTAGTTTTGAGCTGGTCCGCACCAAATTGTGGATACTGTGAGGCAGAAGGCAAGTTCTGTAGAATGAGCAGCAGTTTAGCAGGTATTCAATGCTTGGAAAATGGTACAG GTCCGCTGAAGAAAATAAAGGTTACAG GCTTGGTAGTAGGTCCTGCTCTCATTGTCTTAATTGGAATTGCCTCCTATCGAATGTTTCGCTCCaaaaaactcaaaaaagaaGATCAACTTAAGATTGGacaatttctggaggattacaaGGCTCTCAAGCCATCGAGATACTCCTATTCTGATATCAAGAAAATAACTGGAAATTTCAGCGAAAAACTAGGCGAAGGAGGTTACGGAACAGTGTACAAGGGCAAGCTTTCTAACGAAGTTTTCGTAGCTGTTAAGGTCCTCAACAACAGCAAAGGAGGTGGGGAAGATTTCATCAATGAAGTGGGCACCATTGGTCAAATTCACCACGTTAACATTGTTCGATTGGTTGGATATTGTGCTGATGGATACAGAGGAGTTCTTGTCTATGAATTCTTGCCCAACCACTCCCTCGAGAAGTTCACATCTTCAGAGAACGAGAGAAATTTGCTCGGATTGGAGAAGTTGCACAACATTGCTTTGGGCACAGCGAAAGGGATCGAGTACCTTCACCAGGGGTGCGAGCAGCGGATCCTCCACTTTGACATTAAACCTCATAACATCTTGCTTGACCAgaatttcaatccaaaaatcTCTGATTTTGGTCAAGCAAAGTTGTGCTCCAAGGAGCAAAGTGCTGTGAGTATGACTGCTGCAAGGGGAACAATGGGATACATTGCACCAGAAGTCTTCTCCAGGAACTTTGGAAAGGTGTCACATAAGTCTGATGTTTATAGCTTCGGGATGTTGTTGATCGAAATGGTTGGAGGTAGGAAAAACATTAAGATTGGAGGTCAAGATAATGGTGCTGAAGCTTATTTTCCAGAGTGGATTTACAAATTGGATCAAGGAGaagaaataacaatccaaattGACAACGAGGATGATAAGATTACTGCAAAGAAACTAATGATTATAGGGCTGTGGTGCATTCAGTGGTATCCTGTTGATCGGCCCTCCATGAAAGCTGTGATTCAAATGCTTGAAGCAGAAGAGCCTCCTTCCATGCCAAGAAATCCTTTTGGATCCACAAACACGATAAATAAGAGAGCCACATTGGGTGGAGGCATTTTTGTCAATGAACTGAAAAGCATATCTGAATCTGAATCAGAAGAGTCATGA